One segment of Dolichospermum sp. DET69 DNA contains the following:
- a CDS encoding NYN domain-containing protein → MGSPMNRLSIFVDGNNMFYAQQKNGWFFDPRRVLEYFKYEQSDTTLINAFWYTGLKDPQDQRGFRDALISLGYTVRTKILKEYYDDASGRYSQKANLDIEIVVDMFNTVDQYDRVVLFSGDGDFERAIELLRSKNTHITVVSTEGMIARELRNATDRYIDLNDIRERIEKTDG, encoded by the coding sequence ATGGGTTCTCCAATGAATCGTCTGTCTATTTTTGTAGACGGAAACAATATGTTCTATGCTCAACAAAAAAATGGTTGGTTTTTTGACCCCCGGCGCGTTTTAGAATACTTCAAATACGAACAGTCAGACACTACATTAATCAATGCTTTCTGGTACACTGGACTAAAAGACCCACAAGACCAAAGGGGTTTTCGAGATGCACTCATCAGTTTGGGATATACAGTCCGCACCAAAATCCTCAAAGAGTATTATGATGATGCTTCCGGTCGTTACTCCCAAAAAGCGAATTTAGATATTGAAATTGTCGTTGATATGTTTAATACGGTAGATCAATATGACCGAGTTGTATTATTCAGCGGAGATGGTGATTTTGAAAGAGCTATCGAACTATTACGCTCAAAAAATACCCATATTACGGTAGTATCAACTGAAGGCATGATTGCTAGAGAATTACGTAATGCTACTGATAGATATATAGATTTGAACGATATTAGAGAGAGAATAGAAAAAACTGACGGTTAA
- the glmU gene encoding bifunctional UDP-N-acetylglucosamine diphosphorylase/glucosamine-1-phosphate N-acetyltransferase GlmU, with protein sequence MVVVAILAAGKGTRMKSNLPKVLHSLGGKSLVERVIESVEPLSPLRKLVIVGYQSQEVKRAMDSIQGVEFVEQTVQLGTGHAIQQLLPHLEGYTGDLLILNGDAPLLRTKTLENLLQIHQENQNSCTILTAQLANPQGYGRVFRNSEGIVQKIVEEKDCTPNQRENDRVNAGIYCFRWPDLAEFLPQLQANNAQKEYYLTDAVTQVGKVMAVDVKDNQEILGINDRLQLATANDILQRRIKEKWLLAGVTLIDPASITIDETVELQADVIIEPQTHLRGKTVIKSGSRIGPGSLIENSELAENVTVQYSVITDSLVQAGTRIGPYAHLRGHAKVGANCRIGNFVELKNTQLGDRTNVAHLSYLGDTTTGTQVNVGAGTITANYDGVKKHKTIIGDRTKTGSNSVLVAPITVGNDVYIAAGSTVTEDVPDDSLVIARSRQVVKPGWKIKTES encoded by the coding sequence ATGGTTGTTGTAGCAATTCTCGCGGCAGGAAAAGGAACAAGAATGAAGTCTAATCTACCCAAAGTTTTACATTCTTTGGGTGGAAAATCTTTAGTTGAGCGTGTTATTGAAAGTGTCGAACCTCTTTCACCATTACGCAAATTAGTGATTGTTGGTTATCAGTCTCAGGAAGTAAAAAGGGCTATGGATTCAATTCAGGGCGTGGAGTTTGTAGAACAGACTGTACAATTAGGCACAGGTCATGCTATCCAACAATTACTTCCCCATTTAGAAGGTTACACTGGGGATTTATTGATTTTAAATGGTGATGCTCCCTTATTGCGGACAAAAACTTTAGAAAATCTCTTACAAATTCATCAAGAAAATCAAAATTCCTGTACTATTCTCACTGCACAATTAGCAAATCCTCAAGGTTACGGACGGGTTTTTCGGAACAGTGAAGGTATTGTTCAAAAAATAGTTGAGGAAAAAGATTGCACTCCTAACCAAAGAGAAAATGACCGGGTAAATGCTGGTATTTACTGTTTCCGTTGGCCAGATTTAGCGGAGTTTTTGCCTCAATTACAAGCTAATAATGCCCAAAAAGAATATTATCTGACTGACGCTGTAACTCAAGTTGGTAAAGTTATGGCTGTAGACGTGAAAGATAATCAAGAAATTTTGGGAATTAATGATAGATTGCAATTAGCGACAGCTAACGATATTTTACAAAGACGGATTAAGGAAAAATGGTTGTTAGCAGGTGTGACTTTAATTGATCCTGCTAGTATTACTATTGATGAAACGGTGGAATTGCAAGCAGATGTAATTATTGAACCGCAAACTCATTTGCGAGGAAAAACGGTGATCAAATCTGGTAGTCGGATTGGTCCGGGTAGTTTAATTGAAAATAGTGAATTAGCTGAAAATGTCACTGTTCAATATTCTGTAATTACAGATAGTTTGGTGCAAGCAGGAACTCGCATTGGTCCTTATGCACATTTGCGAGGTCATGCGAAAGTGGGTGCTAATTGTCGAATTGGTAATTTTGTGGAGTTGAAAAATACCCAATTAGGCGATCGCACTAATGTAGCACACTTATCATATTTGGGTGATACAACAACAGGAACTCAGGTCAATGTCGGTGCGGGGACAATTACCGCTAATTATGACGGTGTGAAGAAGCATAAAACAATTATAGGCGATCGCACTAAAACTGGTTCTAATAGTGTTTTAGTTGCACCTATAACGGTGGGAAATGATGTCTACATAGCCGCAGGTTCAACGGTGACGGAAGATGTCCCTGATGATTCTTTAGTAATTGCAAGAAGTCGTCAAGTAGTTAAACCTGGTTGGAAGATTAAAACTGAAAGTTAA
- a CDS encoding HD domain-containing protein produces the protein MLEVAALLSAEIKYNMTTNTYDSISSKTSDILEKYPNLECTDQLLLFFAVAIGSRDPNTGNHCERLVKIGSEFGAYLQLSPLEIRNLNWGAYLHDIGKIATPDAVLLKNRKLTPDEWEIMKQHVVIGERICQPLVSIKGVLPIIRHHHERWDGSGYPDGIKEHEIPYIVQVFQIIDIYDALISERPYKKGLTSEVAISLMRKEADAGWRNPELTEKFAAFILSSQTI, from the coding sequence ATGTTGGAAGTAGCAGCACTGTTATCTGCTGAAATTAAATATAATATGACTACAAATACTTACGATTCTATAAGTTCTAAAACATCAGATATTTTAGAAAAGTATCCAAATTTAGAATGTACTGATCAACTATTACTTTTCTTTGCTGTAGCTATTGGTAGTCGTGATCCTAATACAGGTAATCACTGTGAAAGGCTGGTGAAAATTGGTTCTGAATTTGGTGCATATTTGCAACTTTCACCTTTAGAAATTAGAAATTTGAATTGGGGTGCCTATCTTCATGATATTGGTAAGATAGCTACTCCTGATGCAGTTTTATTAAAAAATAGAAAACTTACTCCAGATGAATGGGAAATTATGAAGCAGCACGTTGTAATTGGGGAAAGAATTTGTCAGCCCCTGGTTAGCATAAAAGGTGTACTTCCTATTATCCGCCATCACCATGAACGCTGGGACGGTTCAGGTTATCCAGATGGAATCAAAGAACATGAAATACCCTATATAGTACAAGTATTTCAAATTATTGATATTTACGATGCTTTGATTAGTGAAAGACCTTATAAAAAAGGTTTGACTTCAGAAGTAGCAATTTCACTAATGAGGAAAGAAGCTGATGCTGGTTGGCGTAATCCTGAACTAACAGAAAAATTTGCCGCATTTATTCTTTCCAGCCAAACAATCTAA
- a CDS encoding N-6 DNA methylase, whose protein sequence is MIHQKLPNNWQEREKLRDKGQFWTPEWVTKAMVSYIVKDTNLVFDPAAGKGAFLNALLQTNPSINYYGIDIDEYVLEDEIYHKNNCFVEIRDFIKNPPQKKFNAIIANPPYIRHHRIDEKMKQFLKELFIKITGFTIDGRAGYHIYFFIQALNLLDKNGRLAFIMPADTCEGIFSQKLWQWITKNYCLECVVTFHENATPFPKVDTNAIIFFIKKSEPVQTIKWIKANEANEELFNFVKSDFTDTNYITLEIDNRDLKEALATGLSRPEHNNSNCKYHLNDFAKVIRGIATGANDFFFLTTQQVEELAIPKEFLKLAIGRTKDVTGDKLTIEDIKKLQENNRPTILLSINSNDDIPESVAKYLQEGEKLGLPNRPLIKQRKLWYKMEYREVPPILFAYLGRRNSRFIKNEAGVVPLTSFLCIYPIYDDELYITNLCEALNDPETIQNLRLVGKSYGSGAIKVEPRNLDKVPIPEHIVDKYNLNRQKYKTKSQQLELF, encoded by the coding sequence ATGATTCATCAAAAACTACCTAATAACTGGCAAGAAAGAGAAAAATTACGTGATAAAGGTCAATTTTGGACACCAGAATGGGTGACAAAAGCAATGGTTTCCTATATAGTAAAAGATACAAATTTAGTGTTTGATCCCGCTGCTGGAAAAGGAGCTTTTTTAAATGCTTTATTACAAACAAATCCCTCTATTAATTATTATGGAATTGATATAGATGAATATGTTTTAGAAGATGAAATTTATCACAAAAATAATTGCTTTGTAGAAATACGTGATTTTATTAAAAATCCTCCACAGAAAAAGTTTAACGCAATTATAGCTAATCCACCTTACATCAGACATCACCGCATTGATGAAAAGATGAAACAATTTCTAAAAGAGCTTTTTATAAAAATTACAGGTTTTACAATTGATGGTAGAGCAGGTTATCATATTTACTTTTTTATCCAGGCATTAAATTTACTTGATAAAAATGGAAGATTAGCTTTTATCATGCCTGCTGATACTTGTGAAGGAATTTTTTCTCAAAAACTGTGGCAATGGATTACTAAAAATTATTGTCTTGAATGCGTTGTTACATTTCATGAAAATGCGACACCTTTTCCAAAGGTTGATACTAATGCGATTATTTTTTTTATTAAGAAATCTGAACCTGTCCAGACGATTAAATGGATAAAGGCTAATGAAGCTAATGAAGAACTTTTCAATTTTGTTAAATCGGATTTTACAGATACAAATTATATAACCCTAGAAATTGATAATCGAGATTTAAAAGAAGCATTAGCAACAGGTTTATCAAGACCTGAACACAATAATTCTAATTGTAAATATCACCTCAATGATTTTGCAAAAGTGATCCGTGGTATTGCTACAGGAGCGAATGATTTCTTTTTTTTAACAACACAACAGGTAGAAGAACTGGCAATTCCCAAAGAATTTCTTAAACTCGCAATTGGACGAACAAAAGATGTAACAGGAGATAAATTAACTATTGAAGATATCAAAAAACTACAAGAAAATAACCGTCCAACAATTTTACTTTCAATAAATAGTAATGATGATATCCCTGAATCAGTTGCTAAATATCTTCAAGAAGGTGAAAAATTAGGTCTTCCTAACCGTCCCCTGATTAAACAACGTAAATTGTGGTATAAAATGGAATATAGAGAAGTGCCACCGATATTATTTGCTTATCTTGGTAGGAGAAATTCCAGGTTTATTAAAAATGAGGCTGGTGTTGTACCATTAACAAGTTTTCTATGTATTTATCCTATTTATGATGATGAACTATATATCACTAATCTTTGTGAAGCTTTGAATGATCCTGAAACAATTCAAAATCTCAGACTTGTAGGCAAAAGCTATGGTTCTGGAGCAATTAAAGTTGAGCCTCGTAATCTTGATAAAGTTCCCATTCCAGAACACATAGTAGATAAATATAATTTAAACAGACAAAAATATAAAACTAAAAGTCAGCAACTTGAACTATTTTAA
- a CDS encoding AccI family restriction endonuclease has product MHPFEEVLSVSKENIELELKCINEISWADFWLNPRRLRGSDFLMRWSQGVWSEKRLTDAINQTNEFYAIPYGPSGTAPTDDVRAFELYFERLEAAGLGKIKRPDLLIFKIEEKSYVDDFLKDIGGSEELPFIVENELQPLIKKSLIAVECENSLWVAEKMPDYNKEMKPQKRLGGKIGLSKSAVLPTVIIKEEDRIPLHKWQIENKIPIHIWHVFFDKAYGLSLDQAEHLVKEGLIEPTIQTFQAPGGATTKKAIYKFYYHYAYPLGISTERPTLVPNYIEDKNGHILPYVKFVGGSLQINEDALKILNNL; this is encoded by the coding sequence ATGCACCCCTTTGAAGAAGTTTTATCAGTATCGAAAGAAAATATTGAACTTGAATTAAAATGTATAAACGAAATTAGTTGGGCTGACTTTTGGTTAAATCCAAGACGTTTAAGGGGCAGTGATTTTTTGATGCGTTGGTCTCAAGGTGTTTGGAGTGAAAAACGCTTAACTGATGCCATTAATCAGACTAATGAGTTTTATGCAATTCCTTATGGACCAAGCGGAACAGCCCCTACAGATGACGTAAGGGCATTTGAACTTTACTTTGAAAGACTAGAAGCTGCTGGACTGGGGAAAATAAAACGTCCTGATTTATTGATTTTTAAAATAGAAGAAAAATCCTATGTTGATGATTTCTTAAAAGATATTGGTGGTAGTGAAGAATTACCTTTTATAGTTGAAAATGAACTACAACCTCTGATTAAAAAATCACTTATAGCTGTTGAATGTGAAAATTCACTTTGGGTTGCCGAAAAAATGCCTGATTATAATAAAGAAATGAAACCTCAAAAAAGACTTGGAGGTAAAATAGGATTGTCTAAAAGTGCTGTTTTACCAACAGTAATTATTAAAGAAGAAGATCGGATTCCATTACATAAATGGCAAATAGAAAATAAAATTCCTATCCACATTTGGCACGTTTTTTTTGATAAAGCTTATGGGTTATCTCTTGATCAGGCTGAACACCTTGTCAAAGAAGGTTTAATTGAGCCAACAATTCAAACCTTTCAAGCTCCAGGTGGAGCAACAACTAAAAAAGCCATTTACAAATTTTATTATCATTATGCTTATCCTCTAGGAATTTCAACAGAGCGACCCACTTTAGTACCTAATTATATCGAAGACAAAAATGGACATATTTTACCTTATGTAAAATTTGTAGGAGGATCACTTCAGATTAACGAAGATGCTTTAAAAATTCTCAATAACCTTTAA
- a CDS encoding 2-isopropylmalate synthase produces MSKQADRIIIFDTTLRDGEQCPGATLNIDEKLVIAKQLARLGVDIIEAGFAFASPGDFEAVSKIAQTVGTENGPVICSLARARHDDIKAAAAAIKPAAKGRIHTFIATSDIHLQYKLKKTRPEVIAIAEEMVAYAKTFTDDVEFSPEDAGRSDPEFLYQVLERAIAAGATTVNIPDTVGYTTPSEFGAIIKGIIANVPNIDKAIISVHGHNDLGLAVANFLEAVKNGARQLECTINGIGERAGNAALEELVMALHVRRQYFNPFLGRAENSEAPLTNIDTKQIYKTSRLVSNLTGMLVQPNKAIVGANAFAHESGIHQDGVLKNKLTYEIMDAQIIGLSDNQIVLGKHSGRNAFRTRLKELGFELSETELNKAFVKFKDVADKKKEISDWDLEAIVNDEIQQAPELFRVELVQVSCGSNTQPTATVTLRTPDGEELTDAAIGTGPVDAVYKAINRVVNVPNELIEFSVQSVTGGIDALGEVTIRLRHESRVFSGHAANTDIIVASAQAYVNALNRLYAALHKEVKEKVTA; encoded by the coding sequence ATGAGCAAACAAGCCGATAGAATTATCATCTTTGACACAACATTGCGTGATGGAGAACAGTGTCCAGGAGCAACTCTCAACATAGACGAAAAACTAGTTATTGCTAAACAACTAGCACGTTTAGGAGTAGATATTATTGAGGCTGGATTTGCTTTCGCTAGTCCTGGGGATTTTGAAGCAGTTAGCAAAATTGCCCAAACTGTGGGAACAGAAAATGGTCCCGTGATTTGTAGTTTGGCCAGAGCCAGACATGATGATATTAAAGCCGCAGCAGCAGCCATTAAACCTGCTGCTAAAGGCAGAATTCATACTTTTATTGCTACTTCTGATATTCACCTGCAATATAAGTTAAAAAAGACCAGACCAGAAGTAATTGCGATCGCTGAAGAAATGGTCGCTTATGCCAAAACCTTCACCGATGATGTAGAATTTTCTCCTGAAGATGCCGGACGATCTGATCCTGAATTTTTGTATCAAGTTTTGGAAAGAGCGATCGCGGCTGGGGCAACAACTGTGAATATTCCTGATACCGTAGGTTACACTACTCCCAGCGAATTTGGGGCCATCATTAAAGGCATTATTGCCAATGTCCCCAACATTGATAAAGCCATTATTTCGGTTCACGGCCATAATGATTTGGGTTTAGCAGTTGCTAACTTTTTAGAAGCTGTGAAAAATGGCGCTCGTCAACTAGAATGCACCATCAATGGGATTGGAGAAAGAGCCGGAAATGCAGCTTTAGAAGAATTAGTCATGGCTTTGCACGTCCGCAGACAATATTTCAATCCTTTCTTGGGACGCGCTGAAAATTCGGAAGCACCACTCACCAATATTGACACCAAACAAATCTATAAAACCTCCCGTTTGGTTTCCAATTTAACAGGAATGTTGGTGCAACCAAATAAGGCTATTGTGGGTGCAAATGCGTTCGCACATGAATCTGGTATTCATCAAGATGGAGTTTTGAAAAATAAACTCACTTATGAGATTATGGATGCCCAAATAATTGGTTTATCAGACAATCAAATAGTATTGGGTAAACATTCTGGCAGAAATGCTTTTCGTACCCGTTTGAAAGAATTGGGTTTTGAACTATCAGAAACCGAACTGAATAAAGCCTTTGTCAAATTCAAAGACGTAGCCGATAAAAAGAAAGAAATCTCTGATTGGGATTTGGAAGCCATTGTCAATGATGAAATCCAACAAGCACCAGAGTTATTTCGAGTTGAGTTGGTACAGGTTTCCTGTGGTAGTAATACCCAACCTACCGCTACTGTGACACTCCGCACTCCCGACGGGGAAGAATTAACTGATGCAGCTATTGGTACAGGTCCTGTAGATGCAGTTTACAAAGCTATCAATCGAGTAGTTAATGTACCGAATGAGTTGATTGAGTTTTCTGTGCAATCTGTCACCGGGGGAATTGATGCTTTGGGAGAAGTGACAATTCGTTTACGTCATGAATCCCGTGTATTTTCAGGTCATGCAGCCAATACAGATATTATTGTCGCATCGGCTCAGGCTTATGTGAATGCACTGAATAGATTGTATGCAGCTTTGCACAAGGAAGTTAAAGAAAAAGTAACAGCATAG
- a CDS encoding sulfurtransferase: MSNQFIVSSEWLFENLHHPQVVIVDCRFSLADVQLGKQQYQTNHIPGAYYLDLNQDLSSPVEEHGGRHPLPNTTKLVEKLSAIGVNSQKTLVVAYDDSRFAFASRLWWLLRYLGHKQVAVLNGGFSGWQKAGYSVTDVIPTAARGIFIPQLQKDQVVDFTYVKNHKDNPNVVLIDSREGERYRGEKEPIDKIAGHIPGAVNYPWQEVTDTSGSVLPQSEQSQRWQNIDTSKEILVYCGSGVTACVNLLSLAIAGIPPAKLYAGSWSDWISY, encoded by the coding sequence ATGAGTAATCAATTTATTGTTTCTTCAGAATGGCTATTTGAAAATCTTCATCATCCTCAAGTTGTGATTGTTGATTGTCGGTTTTCTTTAGCTGATGTTCAATTAGGAAAACAACAGTATCAAACTAATCATATCCCAGGTGCTTACTATTTAGACTTAAATCAAGATTTATCTAGTCCTGTAGAAGAACATGGGGGCAGACACCCCTTACCAAATACCACAAAATTAGTAGAAAAGTTATCAGCCATTGGGGTGAACTCCCAAAAAACTTTAGTAGTAGCTTATGATGATTCTCGCTTTGCTTTTGCATCTCGTTTATGGTGGTTATTGCGGTATTTAGGACATAAGCAAGTAGCTGTTTTAAATGGTGGTTTTTCAGGTTGGCAAAAAGCAGGTTATTCTGTGACAGATGTAATACCTACTGCTGCAAGAGGAATATTTATTCCCCAATTACAAAAGGATCAAGTTGTAGATTTTACTTATGTAAAAAATCACAAAGATAATCCAAATGTAGTTTTGATAGACTCTAGGGAAGGGGAACGCTATCGGGGCGAAAAAGAACCAATTGATAAAATTGCTGGCCATATTCCCGGTGCTGTTAATTATCCTTGGCAAGAAGTAACTGATACTTCTGGTTCTGTACTTCCACAGTCAGAACAATCTCAACGTTGGCAAAACATAGATACCAGTAAAGAAATTTTAGTTTATTGTGGTTCTGGTGTGACAGCTTGTGTAAATTTACTTTCTTTAGCCATAGCTGGAATTCCCCCCGCTAAACTTTATGCTGGTAGTTGGAGTGATTGGATTAGTTATTAA
- a CDS encoding DUF29 family protein, with translation MEELLEIKQLLEQGKINEALLLVDELEEMSLSDKINKIDSYGVILLIHLIKQKAEKRSTRSWELSIENAMREINKINKRRKSGGVYLNQTELMEILQQGYQVALKRAALEAFEGRYETEELAAMVNEQEILSQSLELIQK, from the coding sequence ATGGAAGAACTACTAGAAATTAAACAACTCCTAGAACAAGGAAAAATCAATGAAGCTTTACTGTTAGTGGATGAATTAGAAGAAATGAGCCTCAGTGATAAAATCAATAAAATTGATAGTTATGGCGTAATTCTCCTCATTCATTTAATCAAACAAAAAGCTGAAAAACGTTCCACCCGTTCTTGGGAACTTTCCATAGAAAATGCAATGCGGGAAATCAATAAAATTAACAAGCGCCGCAAATCTGGAGGTGTTTACTTGAATCAAACAGAATTAATGGAAATTCTCCAACAAGGATATCAAGTAGCACTAAAAAGAGCGGCGCTAGAAGCTTTTGAAGGACGTTATGAAACCGAAGAATTAGCAGCTATGGTTAATGAACAAGAAATTTTATCTCAGTCGCTGGAATTGATTCAAAAATAG
- a CDS encoding DUF433 domain-containing protein: MENNLDKYIEVTPGIRSGKPCITGTRITVADVAIMYLRMGHSLEEIAGKYQLSLGSVHIAMAFYYEHRQEIDQQIADAEAYAEAERLNSHSLLQEKLNAMKKYA; encoded by the coding sequence ATGGAAAACAACTTGGATAAATATATTGAAGTCACTCCTGGGATTCGTAGTGGTAAGCCATGTATTACTGGTACTAGAATTACAGTTGCAGATGTGGCTATTATGTATCTTCGCATGGGACATTCCTTAGAAGAAATTGCTGGTAAATATCAGCTTTCATTAGGATCAGTTCATATAGCAATGGCATTTTACTATGAACATCGCCAAGAAATTGACCAGCAAATTGCTGATGCAGAAGCTTATGCTGAAGCCGAACGTCTCAATAGTCATTCGCTGTTACAGGAAAAACTCAATGCGATGAAAAAATATGCCTAA
- a CDS encoding DUF5615 family PIN-like protein, translating to MPKRIQFHLDENVDPDIALSLRQAGIDVTTTQSVNLLAKSDIVQLNFAKEQFRVLVTHDDDFLILNHQGIDHSGIVYCRKDIKSIGYIIRMLILLYEVATLEEMKGRIEYL from the coding sequence ATGCCTAAACGCATTCAATTTCACCTTGATGAAAATGTTGATCCTGATATTGCTTTATCTTTGAGACAGGCTGGTATTGATGTGACAACTACACAGAGTGTAAATCTTTTAGCAAAGAGTGATATAGTGCAGTTAAATTTTGCTAAGGAACAGTTTCGCGTGCTAGTTACCCACGATGATGATTTTCTGATTCTCAATCATCAAGGAATTGATCATAGTGGTATTGTTTATTGTCGTAAAGATATAAAATCAATTGGTTACATTATTCGGATGCTGATCTTGCTTTATGAAGTCGCTACTCTTGAGGAGATGAAAGGTAGAATTGAATATCTCTAA
- the gor gene encoding glutathione-disulfide reductase gives MTFDYDLFVIGAGSGGLAASKRAASYGAKVAIAEYDLVGGTCVIRGCVPKKLMVYGSHFPAQFQEAAGYGWTVGDVKFDWEHFITSIDNEVRRLSALHISFLEKAGVALISGRATFIDPHTVEVDGKKYTAEKILIAVGGRPVKPDIPGIEHGITSNEIFHLKTQPKHIAIIGSGYIGSEFACIMRGLGCEVTQIIRKEQILSGFDQDICTSIQEGMTNHGIRIIQNTEVTAIEKVEEGLKLTLSGDNQEPIIADVFLVATGRSPNVEGLGLENAQLNCVPSSEEEPGYSTSDAISVNEYSQTCQPHIYAVGDVTDRLNLTPVAIGEGRAFADTEFGNNRREFSHETVATAVFTTPEAATVGLTEAQARATFGDDSIKIYRTSFRPMYYTLPGKQEKTMMKLIVDINTDKILGAHMVGDSAAEIIQGVAIAVKMGATKADFDATVGIHPSAAEEFVTMR, from the coding sequence ATGACTTTTGATTACGACCTGTTTGTGATTGGTGCTGGTTCTGGGGGTTTGGCTGCTTCTAAACGGGCGGCTAGTTATGGTGCAAAAGTGGCGATCGCCGAATATGATTTAGTAGGTGGTACTTGCGTAATTCGCGGTTGTGTACCTAAAAAACTCATGGTTTATGGTTCTCACTTTCCTGCCCAATTCCAAGAAGCCGCAGGTTATGGTTGGACTGTGGGCGATGTAAAATTTGATTGGGAACATTTTATTACATCCATAGATAACGAAGTCCGCAGACTCTCAGCACTTCATATCAGCTTTTTAGAGAAAGCCGGAGTCGCACTAATTTCTGGTCGGGCCACTTTTATAGACCCTCATACCGTAGAAGTTGATGGCAAAAAATATACAGCCGAGAAAATTTTAATTGCTGTGGGCGGCCGTCCCGTTAAACCAGACATACCAGGGATAGAACACGGTATTACCTCCAATGAAATCTTCCATCTAAAAACCCAACCCAAACATATCGCTATTATTGGTTCTGGTTATATTGGTAGTGAGTTTGCCTGTATCATGCGCGGTTTGGGTTGTGAAGTTACGCAAATTATCCGCAAAGAGCAAATTCTCAGTGGTTTTGACCAAGATATCTGCACCAGTATCCAAGAAGGAATGACTAATCATGGGATTCGCATTATCCAAAATACTGAAGTGACAGCCATAGAAAAAGTGGAAGAAGGACTGAAATTAACTTTATCTGGAGATAATCAAGAACCAATTATTGCTGATGTATTTTTAGTAGCCACCGGTCGCAGTCCCAATGTTGAAGGATTAGGCTTAGAAAATGCCCAACTTAATTGTGTTCCCAGTTCTGAAGAAGAACCAGGATACAGTACCTCAGATGCTATATCTGTCAATGAATATAGTCAAACTTGCCAACCCCATATTTATGCCGTTGGTGATGTCACAGACAGGTTAAATTTAACCCCTGTCGCCATTGGTGAAGGACGGGCTTTTGCTGATACTGAATTTGGTAACAATCGCCGCGAATTTAGTCACGAAACCGTAGCTACAGCCGTATTTACTACCCCAGAAGCAGCTACAGTCGGCTTGACAGAAGCCCAAGCTAGAGCAACATTCGGTGATGATAGTATCAAAATTTATCGGACTAGCTTCCGTCCCATGTACTACACTTTGCCAGGTAAGCAAGAAAAAACCATGATGAAGTTAATAGTAGATATTAACACTGATAAGATTTTAGGCGCTCACATGGTGGGAGATAGCGCCGCAGAGATAATTCAAGGTGTGGCTATTGCAGTGAAAATGGGCGCAACTAAAGCTGACTTTGATGCAACCGTAGGTATTCATCCCTCAGCAGCAGAGGAATTTGTAACGATGAGATAA